The window CGCGAACCGATCCGCCGAGGAACGCCGCATCGAAAACGAACGCGAGCTCGCCGAGCTGCGCGCCCGCAACGAAGCCGCCCGTTTCGACCGCGAAACCGTCGAACAGCTGCGCCGGACCACCCGCGAACACGACGACCAGCGAGCGATCGCCGACCTCGCTCAGGAAACCGCGCTGCACGCCCTACGCCTGGAACGCGAACAGCACGACCAGCAGGTCGAGAACCTGCGCCGCCGACAGGAACTGGAGAGCCAGGAGCTCGACGCCAAGCTGGCCCGCGCCGCAGCCGAAGCGCAGGCCCAGCACAACGGGGAACTACTCGCCCTGGAACGCGACCGGGTCCGGGTCGACACCGCGAACACGCAGAACGCCGCGAATCTGCAGTCGCAACTGGTCGACGGCCTGCCGGAGATCGTCGGGAACTTGCCCAAACCGGCGGAGTTGAAGTCCTACCAGATCGGCGGAGACCTCTCGACGGTCTCCGCGTTGCTCACCCAGATCGGCGCAGTAGTCGAATCCTGGTCGGCGGCAAAGGGGTCTGAGCTCAATGGTGCGCCGCCGAAGCCGGACCCGCAGTAGCTCGAAAGCCGCGGGCGTCTCAGCGGCGGATCACTTCGCCGAGCCGCGGCAGGAGATTGCGTTTCCAGCTGCGCTCCATGGCATTACGGGCCATCTTCTGTCGACGGTCTGCGATATCGAAACCTGTCTGTGTCAACAGAAGTCGAGTGCCGCGACCCTGCGGCCACAGCGTCCAGTCGACAATCCACCGGGTGGGATAGTCGGCCTGCGGATAGTTCGAGCTGTAGGTCAGCCGCTCGCGCGGCTGGGCCGTGAGCACCTCGCAGACGATCTCATTGATAATGGCATTGGGGATGGTGAAGCGGAATCGGGTTCCGGCCGAGGCGGCGAAGCCGGTCGGTCGAAGCAGCCACCGCTCCAACAGGTCGGGTTCGGTCAATGCGCGCCACACGGCGTCGGATGGCTGCGGGAAGAAGCTGCCGAGTTCGATCGCGGCTGGATTCAAATGGGTGTCGGCAATCAATTCCCTTGGCCTTCCTTGAATTTCGCCTCCATCTCCGCGGCGAGTCGCGGCTGCTCGGCCTCCATCTTCTGGACGTAGACGACCGCGTCTGCGACGGTTCGCAAGCTCGCCAGGTCTTCGTCCGGGATCTTGACGGCGTACTTGTCCTCGAGCTGTACGGCGATCTCCACCAGCGACAGTGAGTCGATGTCGAGGTCTTCGACGAAGGCTTTCTCGACCGTCACCTCGTCGGCCTCGATGCCCGTCACTTCTTCGACGATCTCCGCGATGCCGGCGACGATTTCTTCCTGCGTGGTAGCCACGAATCAGTCTCCTGTGTAATCAGTTGTCCGGTACGCCATTACGCTAGGAGCTCCACCGGGGTGGAGGTTCAACAAGTTGTGACAGACAACACACAAGCCAGCGTGGT is drawn from Nocardia sp. XZ_19_385 and contains these coding sequences:
- a CDS encoding SRPBCC domain-containing protein produces the protein MIADTHLNPAAIELGSFFPQPSDAVWRALTEPDLLERWLLRPTGFAASAGTRFRFTIPNAIINEIVCEVLTAQPRERLTYSSNYPQADYPTRWIVDWTLWPQGRGTRLLLTQTGFDIADRRQKMARNAMERSWKRNLLPRLGEVIRR
- the acpM gene encoding meromycolate extension acyl carrier protein AcpM, translated to MATTQEEIVAGIAEIVEEVTGIEADEVTVEKAFVEDLDIDSLSLVEIAVQLEDKYAVKIPDEDLASLRTVADAVVYVQKMEAEQPRLAAEMEAKFKEGQGN